A genomic window from Betta splendens chromosome 17, fBetSpl5.4, whole genome shotgun sequence includes:
- the ptf1a gene encoding pancreas transcription factor 1 subunit alpha yields MDSVLDPFSGLESFSSPPYFDDEEFFTDQSSRDGHLDTDDFLDDDVDFLTSHFQDYYSKDVNGRVAHRDVDVDIGNLSFSSSSSTFSYGCADSTSDLSPQMGHHGGALLKRRRRMRSEREMQQLRQAANVRERRRMQSINDAFEGLRSHIPTLPYEKRLSKVDTLRLAIGYINFLAELVQSDLPIRNSCSDTQAQPKKVIICHRGTRSPSPRDPDYGLPPLAGHSLSWSDEKQLREQNIIRTARVWTPEDPRKLHNQPGLTDIENEPPSGLVP; encoded by the exons ATGGACAGTGTCCTGGATCCTTTCTCCGGACTCGAATCGTTCTCCTCCCCGCCTTATTTCGACGATGAAGAGTTCTTCACCGACCAGTCCTCCAGAGACGGACACTTGGACACTGATGACTTCTTAGATGATGACGTCGATTTCCTCACCAGTCATTTTCAAGACTATTACAGCAAAGACGTCAATGGGAGAGTGGCGCATCGCGACGTTGACGTCGATATCGGCAActtgtccttctcctcctcctcctccacgttctCCTATGGCTGCGCCGACAGCACATCGGACCTGTCGCCTCAGATGGGTCATCACGGCGGAGCTTTGCTGAAGCGGAGGAGGCGAATGAGATCTGAGAgggagatgcagcagctgagacaAGCGGCCAATGTcagagagcggaggaggatgCAATCCATCAATGACGCGTTCGAGGGGCTGCGCTCCCACATCCCGACCCTGCCCTACGAAAAAAGACTCTCCAAGGTGGACACTTTGCGACTTGCGATCGGCTACATCAACTTTTTGGCCGAGCTCGTGCAGTCCGACCTGCCCATTAGGAACTCCTGCAGCGACACTCAAGCACAACCCAAAAAGGTCATCATCTGCCACAGAGGAACGA GATCTCCCTCTCCCCGCGACCCGGACTACGGCCTGCCTCCTTTAGCCGGTCACTCTCTTTCGTGGTCGGACGAAAAACAACTCCGGGAGCAGAACATCATTCGCACCGCGAGGGTCTGGACCCCGGAGGATCCCCGAAAGCTCCACAACCAGCCAGGCCTCACTGACATTGAAAACGAGCCTCCTTCAGGACTGGTGCCGTAg